tgtgtgtgtgtgtgtgtgtcacctgactacactgtgtgtgtgtgtgtgtgtgtgtgtgtgtgtgtgtgtgtgtgtgtgttgtcaccctgacacactgtgtgtgtgtgtgtgtgtgtgtgtgtgtgtgtgtgtgtgtgtgttgtcacctgactacactgtgtgtgtgtgtgtgttgtcagtggtGTCCTCCCTGCAGAGCTTTACTGCCTGAACTGAGAAAAGCTTCCATCCAGCTGGCTGGACAGATGAAGTTTGGTACCCTGGACTGTACCATTCACCACAACCTCTGCTCCATGGTGAGACCACGTCCTCTGTGTCATGTGGACTGTACCATTGATGATGAGTGGTAGACCAGACTGAccagactctctgtgtgtgtcagtataaGATCCAGGCGTATCCAACCACCGTCATCTTTAACGGCTCCTCTGTCCACGAGTACGAGGGACAGCACTCAGCTGACGGCATCCTGGAGTTCATACAGGTATGACATCACAGGGGTGACGTCacaggttttgtgtgtgtgtgtgctcactgtgtgtgtgtgtgtcctcaggatCTGGTCAGTCCCTCTGTGGTCACCCTTGATCCGTCCAGCTTCAAAGACAGAGTCAGAGGTacatgatgttgatgatgtttacatttaaatcatctCTGCTGCTCGTCTTCATGTCACTGatcgtcgtgtgtgtgtgtgtgtgtgtccacaggaCGAGCTGAGGGACAGGTCTGGGCCGTGGACTTCTACGCCCCCTGGTGTGGACCGTGTCAGGCTCTGATGCCTGAGTGGAGACGCATGGCCAGGGTACAGCGTGTTAAAGGCATagttgtgtgtgtcagcagcagggggcgctcacatccctctctctgtgtgtgtgtgtgtgtgtgtgtgtgtgtgtgtcagatgcTGTCGGGTCAGATCCTGGTGGGTTCTGTGGACTGTCAGAGGTTCCAGTCGTTCTGTCAGAGTCAGGGTGTGAGGGCGTATCCTGAGGTCAGGCTGTATCCTAGCAACACACCACGGACTGACCActacatgtatgtacatgaaCACACGTGTCAGAGACTGTCACATGATCAGCTGCTGATcattgatctgtgtgtgtgtgtgtgtgtgtaggagttaCAATGGTTGGCACAGAGACGCTCACTCACTGAGGACATGGGCTCTGAGGTGAGACaatctgtctcactcactctctctctctctctctctctctctctctctctctctctctctctctctctctgagtgtgtgtgtatccgtGCTAAcctctgtacgtgtgtgtgtgtgtgtcagttctTTACCCTCTGCAGTGGAGGACCTGACTCCAGACTCGTTCAGGTCTCAGGTTCTGTCAGGTCAGGATCACTGGGTTGTGGACTTCTACGCCCCCTGGTGTGGACCGTGTCAACACTTTGCTCCAGAGTTTGAGGTCCTGTCTCAGGTCAGTGAGCaggtctttgtgtgtctgtgggacCAGGTTCCTGTCAGGCGTGTGGTGACTGGTCACTAGGTGGCGCTGTGAGCATGTTGcctgtgtttgattgacagattgTTAAAGGAGAGATTCGAGCAGGAAAGGTCGACTGTCAGGCTCATCATCAGACCTGTCAATCAGCTGGAATCAACGCCTACCCCACTGTCAGGTTCTACCCACACCTGGGGAAGAGGCGGGtgaggacaacacacacacacacacacacacacacacacacacacacacacacacacacacagcaaacccAGTGATTTTAGTTGcaggg
The sequence above is a segment of the Solea senegalensis isolate Sse05_10M unplaced genomic scaffold, IFAPA_SoseM_1 scf7180000015683, whole genome shotgun sequence genome. Coding sequences within it:
- the LOC122762445 gene encoding dnaJ homolog subfamily C member 10-like, with product CHLTTLCVCVCCQWCPPCRALLPELRKASIQLAGQMKFGTLDCTIHHNLCSMYKIQAYPTTVIFNGSSVHEYEGQHSADGILEFIQDLVSPSVVTLDPSSFKDRVRGRAEGQVWAVDFYAPWCGPCQALMPEWRRMARMLSGQILVGSVDCQRFQSFCQSQGVRAYPEVRLYPSNTPRTDHYMSYNGWHRDAHSLRTWALSSLPSAVEDLTPDSFRSQVLSGQDHWVVDFYAPWCGPCQHFAPEFEVLSQIVKGEIRAGKVDCQAHHQTCQSAGINAYPTVRFYPHLGKRRHEHSGEHINSRDANVIADTMRQRLQRLLPRLHSKAKDEL